The following are from one region of the Littorina saxatilis isolate snail1 linkage group LG4, US_GU_Lsax_2.0, whole genome shotgun sequence genome:
- the LOC138965684 gene encoding very low-density lipoprotein receptor-like, which produces MLRFVILTVLCMGLVAAGASKRKSKHLNKRAAACAENEFQCKNGVCIQEEWTCDSDADCGHGDNSDETLPECPPPGDCTGTHEVKCDNNVCVPLEFRCDGDDDCGDGTDERGCRD; this is translated from the exons ATGCTGCGTTTTGTTATTCTCACTGTCCTGTGCATGGGACTGGTCGCTGCCGGGGCCAGCAAACGAAAGTCGAAACACCTCAACAAACGAGCAG CGGCATGCGCAGAAAACGAGTTCCAGTGTAAGAATGGGGTGTGTATTCAGGAGGAGTGGACCTGCGATTCGGACGCCGACTGCGGTCATGGTGACAACTCTGACGAAACTCTACCCGAGTGCC CCCCACCCGGAGACTGCACTGGGACACACGAAGTGAAGTGTGACAACAACGTCTGCGTTCCGCTCGAGTTCCGCTGTGACGGAGACGATGACTGTGGCGACGGCACGGATGAGCGCGGATGCCGTGA ctga